One Gammaproteobacteria bacterium DNA segment encodes these proteins:
- a CDS encoding PQQ-dependent sugar dehydrogenase, with protein MTSNDRLPLARLSARHLIAALLLAATMAPEVQAQDTTLPLERLRLPPGFVVETWAEGVSNARSITLGRQGTVFVGTRQDSRVYAVVDHGGRREVKTIASGLHRPNGVAFRDGALYVAEVGRVLRYDDIEQRLDRPPAPVVVYDDLPKDESHGWKFIAFGPDGWLYVPVGAPCNICDPGPAHAQIRRIKPDGSAAEVYARGVRNTVGFDWDPATRQLWFTDNGRDWLGDDLPDDELNHATAVGQHFGYPFCHQGDTPDPEFGKLGHCSDAVPPAARLGPHTASIGMRFYIGEMFPPEYRKRIFIAQHGSWNRSKKSGYRLMTVDPAKPQAGPQVFAEGWLQGESAWGRPVDVQPMPDGALLVSDDVAGVLYRISYRE; from the coding sequence ATGACATCGAACGATCGCCTGCCTCTTGCGCGGCTTTCGGCGCGCCACTTGATCGCCGCGCTGCTGCTCGCCGCGACGATGGCGCCGGAGGTTCAGGCGCAAGACACCACGCTGCCATTGGAGCGCCTGCGCCTGCCGCCGGGCTTCGTCGTCGAGACCTGGGCCGAGGGTGTCAGCAACGCGCGCTCGATCACGCTGGGCCGCCAAGGCACCGTGTTCGTCGGCACACGCCAGGACAGCCGCGTCTACGCGGTGGTGGACCACGGTGGCCGGCGCGAGGTCAAGACCATCGCAAGCGGCCTGCACCGTCCCAACGGCGTGGCCTTCAGGGACGGCGCGCTGTACGTCGCGGAAGTCGGGCGTGTGCTGCGCTATGACGATATCGAGCAGCGCCTCGACCGGCCGCCGGCACCGGTGGTGGTCTACGACGACTTGCCCAAGGACGAGTCGCACGGCTGGAAGTTCATTGCCTTCGGTCCCGACGGCTGGCTCTACGTACCGGTGGGGGCGCCTTGCAACATCTGCGACCCGGGCCCCGCGCATGCACAGATCCGCCGCATCAAGCCTGACGGTTCGGCGGCCGAGGTCTACGCGCGTGGTGTGCGCAACACCGTGGGCTTTGACTGGGATCCGGCCACGCGCCAGCTGTGGTTCACTGACAATGGCCGCGACTGGCTCGGCGACGACCTGCCCGACGATGAGCTCAACCATGCCACGGCCGTCGGCCAGCATTTCGGCTATCCCTTCTGCCACCAGGGCGACACGCCCGACCCCGAATTCGGCAAGCTTGGCCATTGCAGCGACGCCGTGCCGCCCGCGGCCAGGCTGGGCCCACATACCGCGTCGATCGGCATGCGTTTCTACATCGGCGAAATGTTCCCGCCGGAGTACCGCAAGCGCATCTTCATCGCCCAGCACGGTTCCTGGAACCGCTCGAAGAAATCCGGCTATCGGCTGATGACGGTGGACCCGGCCAAACCGCAGGCCGGCCCGCAAGTGTTCGCCGAAGGCTGGCTGCAGGGCGAGAGCGCCTGGGGCCGTCCGGTGGACGTGCAGCCGATGCCCGACGGTGCCTTGCTGGTGTCGGACGACGTCGCCGGCGTGCTCTACCGCATCAGCTACCGGGAATGA
- a CDS encoding cytochrome c4: MSVQANARTLRLVAVARYLAMGVALLSAMPAAQAADAAACAGCHGVDGHSAMVETPSLAGQPAAYLARQLHLFRDGQRPSPIMTPLAGGLSDADIDDLAAGYAALVPRPSGAPDEPAVATGRRVAESRFCASCHQPDFAGNGAYPRLAGQRADYLTKSLRDFRDGRRSADDPMMNEVVQGMSDADLVALASFLSQLP; the protein is encoded by the coding sequence ATGAGCGTGCAGGCGAATGCGCGCACGCTGCGCTTGGTCGCTGTGGCCAGGTACCTGGCGATGGGGGTAGCCCTGCTGTCGGCGATGCCCGCGGCACAGGCCGCGGATGCGGCCGCCTGCGCCGGCTGCCACGGCGTCGATGGCCATTCCGCGATGGTCGAGACGCCTTCGCTCGCGGGCCAGCCGGCGGCCTACCTCGCGCGACAGCTGCATCTGTTCCGCGACGGCCAGCGGCCGTCGCCGATCATGACACCGCTGGCCGGCGGGCTGAGCGATGCGGACATCGACGATCTTGCTGCCGGGTATGCGGCGCTGGTGCCGCGGCCCTCGGGCGCACCCGATGAACCGGCCGTGGCCACCGGCCGGCGCGTGGCCGAGTCGCGTTTCTGCGCCTCCTGCCACCAGCCGGACTTCGCCGGCAACGGCGCGTACCCGCGGCTCGCCGGCCAGCGCGCCGACTATCTGACGAAGTCGCTTCGCGACTTCCGCGACGGCCGGCGCAGCGCCGACGATCCGATGATGAACGAGGTGGTACAGGGCATGTCCGACGCGGATTTGGTCGCGCTCGCGAGCTTCCTGTCGCAGTTGCCCTGA